The genomic region GTTATGCAACACTTCttggtaatataaaaaaaatctttatcgcTAATATGtgacttatatttatattttatcagtcCAGTATACTGGCAGCTGGATGGGTCGTATGCCAAACTCTTTGCCTTCGCAAAAGAGTCTTTGACAAAGATAGCAATGAGACcttgaaaaacaaattatatgaTCGCTTTGGAGTTTCATCTATACTTATGCAATTGTTAAACTTGCAACCAAGAAAAATCCTACCTGTTACCAATTGTATTGGTACTAGTAAGAATAACTCAAAAAATCTGCAGGATTCAGATTCACAATGGACTTCAGAGAAGTCATTTGGTCCTATCACCCTTGAAGAGGTGAGGATGTTATTTTGCAGACATTATACTTTGTAATGATACATAAACAAACATTCAATGAAGGTGAAAAACAATCTTCTTAAGCtgttaaaaaagataatatagcctatatttcttctaaataaatttttcatatatatgtatgaaaaataactgtatataatatacatgaaataatttttaatatactttgtGTAAGaattatatgcatatgtatatctCATCAAATGTCTTTATCTTGATTCTatagttattaaataataaatatatggaATGCATTTTTCGCTTATTCtgacaaattcaaaaatattttcttttcaacaaaaatttattttggtaTGTATTGTACTTATCAgaatattatctttataatcCATGTAGATAGTAAATGTGTTCACGTGAAtcataatcaaataaaatttatttttttatcttttgtgaCCAAGATATATTTTTGgagttgaattttttaatgtattatttagtaCATTTCCAAAAATTGTAGAATAAATTGAAGACTTGTACATCTATCTCTGctacttctttctttttaacattttttttttaatttcttccttaaaaaattgttttatttcctGGGTGCATAGAGAGGCCAGTGTAGagaatttcatatttttatagattttctaTATCTTTAGGCATTTAGAGAAGCTGCCGATGAATTTAAAAAGACCCATAAAATAGTGGTAGGAGAATACGAACTTCGTTATGGTATTAAAGCATTAGAGGAAAAACGTTATGAAGATGCTTTAATGCATTTTTCCGCGGGCGCTAAATTATCATCTCCCGGAAGCATGTTCAATTTAGGTCTATGTTACGAATTAGGCATTGGGACTTTGACAGATCACGCAAAGGTATATAAtgttaagataatatttaaaagtgtgaaaaacagtttttaaatatattttatttaaccaCGGATCTTTTTTCGATCTCTGCACGAGGATAAAAAAGATAATCGACATTTATATGGAATTACGGGTTACTTAAAAAtgcgaaaaatatatataaaaatatataaaaatatatttttccttcaGGCTGCAAAATGTTACACTGATGCCGCCACCCATGATCATGCCGATGCGTTATATAATTTGGGAGTTTTCCATGCCCAAGGAAAGGGCggtttaaaaattgatatcgaTACCGCGCGCAATTGTTTCATCAGAGCAGCAAGATTGGGTCAGGTACAAGCGCAACATGCACTTGATTTAGAAAAAGCTGAAATTCAgtcgaagaaaaatatttctactgTACCAAaaacaaatctaaaaaattcAGGTTTAAAGAGCGATGAAAATGATACACGCATTAAATTAAGCGATCTCATGTTATACGCAAACATTGACAATACTTTCAGTACAATCAAAAAAtccaatcaaatatttttagaatttctcgGCATGAAACAACCTAGTCCAGCACCCATTCTGATAACTACTAGCGATCATGTaccattttaaaaagtatagaaATACTTTTGTTACCTCAGTGTAAGATCAAACGGAATTATGTTGATATAAATGATACTAATTCCtacacgtattattttataccattgccatgttttattttttttttttattcgcgtgtttttacagaaatatgtattattagcaTGCGATATCAGTACAAATATTTGCTCAATTGAAAGCATTATTTAGAATTCTGCAGTAAAtttgtttcacattttcttgtattattttcatcttttacTTGCAAAGAAGCGTTATTATTTTACGCCCACCgcgtaaagatttttttaaaaattaacatacataattttactacgtgaatatatataaatatatacatacagtatATTgatgtgattttttaattactttatatttatatataatgtaacttAATTCACGTTTTGACTGTGATGCGTaattaaaacgattaaaatatataaatatatgtaatacgGGACAATTGAAATTTGAAGATTGAATGTTGTGTGTGTCTTCACAACTTCCTAAGAAAGGTAGTAGTATAACATATGATAGATCATAATCGATATTTTTGTTAGATATATGTGTTTCGTCGATTCTTACATTGGAAAATCTCATTTTACATCTGAAAATATGTATTAGGCTTAAGATTTTGTAGCATAGTTTGACAGAAACGAAAGTAATgatgattttatcaatttatgttTGTGCTCTGCGCAGTGCCGAAAGTATATATagtatacaatataatacaaaaatattttttttaattatacagtatttttaataattatcctTCTCCCAGACGAAATCGCTCTGTAATTGTGATTGTAAACTATCCTTCACCAGTGTGCATTGCGTTGCAGTACAGTTTTTTTAACGAATTCACTGTGATTGGCATATAAATTTATGTCTTTATTTATGTCCATCCACCTTACGTTGCGTGCATCGTCTCCAGCTTTCAGTGCAAGTTTTCCAACAACATTATTATCTTCATCGTGAAAATTTATAGCCACTGTCTCTATCCAAGCATGATCTGTATTTCGTGGATCATCCACATATCCCTTGTAAATTTCATTGCCTTTCGTAAAAAACTCCTTTATAGAATTTTGGAGGCTCTTCCTTTCAGCATCATCCATTTCCAAAAAGTTCAGTGCTTCCTCCATAAATTCTCTCATTAAAGTGGTAGAAACCGTCTCGTTCGCATCAACCATACCTCCTGGTATGGCCCATTCTCCGGAATCCCGCCTTTGTATCGCAACAAACTGTAATACAGGTTTTTCCGTGTGCTTGTCCACTTCCACAGATCCCATAGTATTGCGTTTCCATCGTGTAACGATAGGATCGGCAGCGTGATTTGGTCCCCATCGACCGAGAAGTCCTCGTCCAACGATACCGGTTCGTCCTACAGGGTTTAAGGGATAGCCATCCTCGTTCACGACATAGTCACCCGTAAAACTCTTTCGATTCACTTTAtctgtcaaaaaattatattttaaacatagaCGCAGTAACACCATGTCTCGCATGCGCAATATTGCGCTCTAATCTCTCGTCCAAGTATTTATATTAACCTAACCCTAAGAAACGTCTGACttccatttatttttcttccgtCAATTTTTTAGTCCGTGACAATTATTCTGAATTTATCAATTAGTCGAGTAGAAAAAGGATAGTTACCATCCACCGCATTCCATTTTGGTTTAAAGGTGGGTTCGTTGATTTCTGGATCGGCCCAGGGTTTACCTTTAACAACAGTAGCGGTGTATGCGACTGGTTTGTATTCGGGATAATCGATGGTCCATGGTACTTTTTCCTCC from Solenopsis invicta isolate M01_SB chromosome 7, UNIL_Sinv_3.0, whole genome shotgun sequence harbors:
- the LOC105195862 gene encoding uncharacterized protein LOC105195862 — protein: MWKVVFRGIRETLERRVCRTNVYSQSSQDNAKNEVKTSLTCQQKLLPPVVITCDKGFCGSAKNAGAKSNRHGSDWNTKHNWSEAVGWSSILAAGWVVCQTLCLRKRVFDKDSNETLKNKLYDRFGVSSILMQLLNLQPRKILPVTNCIGTSKNNSKNLQDSDSQWTSEKSFGPITLEEAFREAADEFKKTHKIVVGEYELRYGIKALEEKRYEDALMHFSAGAKLSSPGSMFNLGLCYELGIGTLTDHAKAAKCYTDAATHDHADALYNLGVFHAQGKGGLKIDIDTARNCFIRAARLGQVQAQHALDLEKAEIQSKKNISTVPKTNLKNSGLKSDENDTRIKLSDLMLYANIDNTFSTIKKSNQIFLEFLGMKQPSPAPILITTSDHVPF
- the LOC105195861 gene encoding ADP-ribose pyrophosphatase, mitochondrial, encoding MNVRCARMFHQKCRQGLYPSSSVKRFVVSEEKVPWTIDYPEYKPVAYTATVVKGKPWADPEINEPTFKPKWNAVDDKVNRKSFTGDYVVNEDGYPLNPVGRTGIVGRGLLGRWGPNHAADPIVTRWKRNTMGSVEVDKHTEKPVLQFVAIQRRDSGEWAIPGGMVDANETVSTTLMREFMEEALNFLEMDDAERKSLQNSIKEFFTKGNEIYKGYVDDPRNTDHAWIETVAINFHDEDNNVVGKLALKAGDDARNVRWMDINKDINLYANHSEFVKKTVLQRNAHW